In Daphnia magna isolate NIES linkage group LG6, ASM2063170v1.1, whole genome shotgun sequence, the following are encoded in one genomic region:
- the LOC116925842 gene encoding regulator of telomere elongation helicase 1 homolog isoform X1 produces MCHARTTTRTCFFHTNLEAKKEEPDFKLDVLDIEDLVTLGKKHSACPYFMTKEIRKGADIIFMPYNYLLDPKVRKIHNIELQGNIIIFDEAHNVEKMCEESSSIELRSLDIALCVDEVTQVMKKFRENSDDGVADFLSPSTPKDFTLDDLCILKAMFLELEKAIDAIPISKPEGDTLPGEFMLELLAKADLSPAKKDIISDLLDRVVQFLTVSSTSPFQRKGSGLQKFADLVKIVFSKTNFTIEHMERVKRSYKVHIKVEQPKTRPKGDSWNTPKIVSKAGRVLSYWCFSPGFGMRDLVEEGARCVILTSGTLSPLNSFAAELQVPFPVTLENPHIIGANQVLVGVVTHGPDGMQLDSSYKNRSNSQYVQSLGRTIRSTAQVVPDGLLVFFPSYPVMKSCQEAWQLTGLWDAINQVKPIFVEPNSKEGFQEAMNGFYSAMSSEDRKGACFMAVCRGKVSEGLDFCDGNGRAVIITGLPYPPSRDPRVLEKQRYLEDNRKTPQFKGLTGQQWYRLEATRAVNQAIGRVIRHKLDYGAILLCDQRFASPDIIQQLSAWVRPRVVNFPKIGPLLRDLGMFFRNADILFPCSAKAVRAPVAVDSNREEAKKTRSTVDSFHHALSSSSSRVTALYSKGSSSSAETFQLDLAGYSSTLKPNLAKETSIFDGSQASNNCIDFNDTESLVTPMASNANAAMCQPAIKKRKITIVSEAEKAKYDLRRMKVESAEQVSSLGPASCTKSTMEAVKLKKESAAEYLKSAKNLLDPPGYMTLSNMIRGYRSDKNYDLLVSTLKELFLQDPKLRHLFKGFRQFLSREHTKTFAEECSTLNL; encoded by the exons ATGTGCCATGCTCGAACTACCACTCGCACCTGTTTCTTCCACACAAATCTTGAAGCTAAGAAAGAGGAACCTGACTTTAAGTTGGATGTGTTGGACATTGAGGACCTTGTTACTTTGGGGAAAAAACATTCAGCTTGCCCATATTTTATGACCAAAGAAATCCGCAAGGGAGCAGACATCATCTTTATGCCATACAACTATCTTCTTGATCCAAAAGTGAGAAAAATTCACAATATTGAACTGCAG GGAAACATtattatatttgatgaagcCCACAATGTTGAAAAAATGTGTGAAGAATCTTCTTCCATTGAACTGAGGAGCTTAGATATTGCCCTCTGTGTTGATGAAGTGACTCAG GTTATGAAAAAATTTAGAGAAAATAGTGATGATGGGGTTGCTgattttctctctccttcgaCTCCAAAAGATTTTACTTTAGACGACCTGTGTATTCTGAAAGCCATGTTTTTAGAATTAGAGAAAGCCATCGATGCAATACCTATCTCTAAGCCTGAGGGAGATACTTTGCCCGGTGAATTCATGTTGGAGCTTTTAGCAAAAGCAGATTTGAGCCCAGCGAAGAAAGATATTATTTCAGATCTTCTTGATCGGGTTGTTCAATTTCTAACAGTGTCCAGCACTTCTCCTTTTCAGCGAAAAGGCAGTGGGCTGCAAAAGTTTGCGGATCTAGTCAAAATTGTATTCAGTAAAACAAATTTCACCATAGAACATATGGAACGTGTGAAAAGATCGTATAAAGTTCATATAAAAGTGGAGCAGCCAAAGACTCGTCCTAAAGGCGATTCCTGGAACACTCCTAAAATTGTTTCCAAAGCCGGTCGAGTTCTTTCCTACTGGTGTTTCAGTCCCGGTTTCG GAATGAGGGACTTGGTGGAAGAAGGTGCAAGGTGTGTTATTCTCACTAGTGGAACTCTTTCGCCGCTAAATAGTTTTGCTGCTGAACTCCAAGTTCCATTCCCTGTTACACTTGAAAATCCTCACATTATTGGTGCCAACCAA GTCCTTGTTGGAGTTGTGACCCACGGCCCAGATGGTATGCAGCTAGACAGCAGTTATAAAAACCGAAGCAACTCGCAGTATGTTCAATCGCTAGGGCGGACTATACGCAGCACGGCACAG GTGGTTCCAGATGGTCTACTAGTATTTTTCCCATCATATCCGGTTATGAAATCATGCCAAGAAGCTTGGCAACTCACCGGTTTATGGGACGCTATCAATCAAGTGAAACCAATTTTCGTCGAACCAAATTCCAAG gaaGGATTCCAAGAGGCAATGAATGGCTTTTACAGTGCTATGTCTTCCGAAGATCGCAAAGGAGCGTGCTTTATGGCGGTTTGTCGTGGTAAAGTTTCAGAGGGTTTAGATTTCTGTGATGGCAATGGTAGGGCCGTTATTATAACTGGGCTTCCATATCCTCCTTCGCGTGATCCTCGCGTTTTGGAAAAACAAAGATACCTCGAAGACAATAGGAAAACTCCTCAGTTCAAGGGTCTAACAGGACAACAGTGGTATCGATTAGAAGCCACTCGAGCTGTCAACCAG GCAATTGGTCGCGTCATTCGTCATAAACTGGATTACGGAGCTATTCTCCTTTGTGACCAACGATTCGCCAGTCCAGATATAATTCAACAGCTATCAGCTTGGGTTCGGCCACGTGTCGTGAATTTCCCCAAAATTGGGCCGTTATTGCGCGATCTTGGAATGTTCTTTCGTAACGCTGATATCCTGTTTCCGTGTTCAGCTAAAGCTGTCCGTGCGCCAGTTGCAGTTGATTCAAACCGTGAAGAAGCGAAGAAAACTCGATCCACTGTGGATTCCTTTCATCATGCCCTCAGCTCGAGTTCATCTCGCGTTACCGCTCTTTATTCGAAGGGCAGCAGTTCTTCAGCAGAAACCTTCCAACTAGATCTTGCAGGCTATTCTTCTACCCTGAAACCTAATTTAGCGAAAGAAACTTCAATTTTTGATGGATCACAAGCTTCGAATAATTGCATTGATTTTAATGACACCGAGTCACTTGTTACGCCAATGGCTTCGAATGCAAACGCAGCAATGTGTCAACCAGCCatcaaaaagaggaaaattacTATAGTATCTGAAGCGGAAAAGGCCAAATACGACCTCCGACGAATGAAAGTTGAGTCCGCCGAACAGGTTTCTTCCCTGGGCCCTGCGTCTTGTACCAAGTCGACCATGGAAGCTGTGaaactaaagaaagaaagtgCTGCAGAATATTTAAAATCAGCTAAGAATTTGTTAGATCCACCTGGCTACATGACGTTATCAAACATGATTCGAGGGTATAGAAGTGataaaaattatgatttgttGGTTTCCACGCTTAAGGAACTGTTTCTTCAAGATCCCAAACTTCGTCATCTTTTCAAAG GATTTCGTCAGTTTTTATCAAGGGAGCATACGAAAACATTCGCTGAAGAATGTAGTACACTTAATTTATAA
- the LOC116925842 gene encoding regulator of telomere elongation helicase 1 homolog isoform X2 yields the protein MCHARTTTRTCFFHTNLEAKKEEPDFKLDVLDIEDLVTLGKKHSACPYFMTKEIRKGADIIFMPYNYLLDPKVRKIHNIELQGNIIIFDEAHNVEKMCEESSSIELRSLDIALCVDEVTQVMKKFRENSDDGVADFLSPSTPKDFTLDDLCILKAMFLELEKAIDAIPISKPEGDTLPGEFMLELLAKADLSPAKKDIISDLLDRVVQFLTVSSTSPFQRKGSGLQKFADLVKIVFSKTNFTIEHMERVKRSYKVHIKVEQPKTRPKGDSWNTPKIVSKAGRVLSYWCFSPGFGMRDLVEEGARCVILTSGTLSPLNSFAAELQVPFPVTLENPHIIGANQVLVGVVTHGPDGMQLDSSYKNRSNSQYVQSLGRTIRSTAQVVPDGLLVFFPSYPVMKSCQEAWQLTGLWDAINQVKPIFVEPNSKEGFQEAMNGFYSAMSSEDRKGACFMAVCRGKVSEGLDFCDGNGRAVIITGLPYPPSRDPRVLEKQRYLEDNRKTPQFKGLTGQQWYRLEATRAVNQAIGRVIRHKLDYGAILLCDQRFASPDIIQQLSAWVRPRVVNFPKIGPLLRDLGMFFRNADILFPCSAKAVRAPVAVDSNREEAKKTRSTVDSFHHALSSSSSRVTALYSKGSSSSAETFQLDLAGYSSTLKPNLAKETSIFDGSQASNNCIDFNDTESLVTPMASNANAAMCQPAIKKRKITIVSEAEKAKYDLRRMKVESAEQVSSLGPASCTKSTMEAVKLKKESAAEYLKSAKNLLDPPGYMTLSNMIRGYRSDKNYDLLVSTLKELFLQDPKLRHLFKG from the exons ATGTGCCATGCTCGAACTACCACTCGCACCTGTTTCTTCCACACAAATCTTGAAGCTAAGAAAGAGGAACCTGACTTTAAGTTGGATGTGTTGGACATTGAGGACCTTGTTACTTTGGGGAAAAAACATTCAGCTTGCCCATATTTTATGACCAAAGAAATCCGCAAGGGAGCAGACATCATCTTTATGCCATACAACTATCTTCTTGATCCAAAAGTGAGAAAAATTCACAATATTGAACTGCAG GGAAACATtattatatttgatgaagcCCACAATGTTGAAAAAATGTGTGAAGAATCTTCTTCCATTGAACTGAGGAGCTTAGATATTGCCCTCTGTGTTGATGAAGTGACTCAG GTTATGAAAAAATTTAGAGAAAATAGTGATGATGGGGTTGCTgattttctctctccttcgaCTCCAAAAGATTTTACTTTAGACGACCTGTGTATTCTGAAAGCCATGTTTTTAGAATTAGAGAAAGCCATCGATGCAATACCTATCTCTAAGCCTGAGGGAGATACTTTGCCCGGTGAATTCATGTTGGAGCTTTTAGCAAAAGCAGATTTGAGCCCAGCGAAGAAAGATATTATTTCAGATCTTCTTGATCGGGTTGTTCAATTTCTAACAGTGTCCAGCACTTCTCCTTTTCAGCGAAAAGGCAGTGGGCTGCAAAAGTTTGCGGATCTAGTCAAAATTGTATTCAGTAAAACAAATTTCACCATAGAACATATGGAACGTGTGAAAAGATCGTATAAAGTTCATATAAAAGTGGAGCAGCCAAAGACTCGTCCTAAAGGCGATTCCTGGAACACTCCTAAAATTGTTTCCAAAGCCGGTCGAGTTCTTTCCTACTGGTGTTTCAGTCCCGGTTTCG GAATGAGGGACTTGGTGGAAGAAGGTGCAAGGTGTGTTATTCTCACTAGTGGAACTCTTTCGCCGCTAAATAGTTTTGCTGCTGAACTCCAAGTTCCATTCCCTGTTACACTTGAAAATCCTCACATTATTGGTGCCAACCAA GTCCTTGTTGGAGTTGTGACCCACGGCCCAGATGGTATGCAGCTAGACAGCAGTTATAAAAACCGAAGCAACTCGCAGTATGTTCAATCGCTAGGGCGGACTATACGCAGCACGGCACAG GTGGTTCCAGATGGTCTACTAGTATTTTTCCCATCATATCCGGTTATGAAATCATGCCAAGAAGCTTGGCAACTCACCGGTTTATGGGACGCTATCAATCAAGTGAAACCAATTTTCGTCGAACCAAATTCCAAG gaaGGATTCCAAGAGGCAATGAATGGCTTTTACAGTGCTATGTCTTCCGAAGATCGCAAAGGAGCGTGCTTTATGGCGGTTTGTCGTGGTAAAGTTTCAGAGGGTTTAGATTTCTGTGATGGCAATGGTAGGGCCGTTATTATAACTGGGCTTCCATATCCTCCTTCGCGTGATCCTCGCGTTTTGGAAAAACAAAGATACCTCGAAGACAATAGGAAAACTCCTCAGTTCAAGGGTCTAACAGGACAACAGTGGTATCGATTAGAAGCCACTCGAGCTGTCAACCAG GCAATTGGTCGCGTCATTCGTCATAAACTGGATTACGGAGCTATTCTCCTTTGTGACCAACGATTCGCCAGTCCAGATATAATTCAACAGCTATCAGCTTGGGTTCGGCCACGTGTCGTGAATTTCCCCAAAATTGGGCCGTTATTGCGCGATCTTGGAATGTTCTTTCGTAACGCTGATATCCTGTTTCCGTGTTCAGCTAAAGCTGTCCGTGCGCCAGTTGCAGTTGATTCAAACCGTGAAGAAGCGAAGAAAACTCGATCCACTGTGGATTCCTTTCATCATGCCCTCAGCTCGAGTTCATCTCGCGTTACCGCTCTTTATTCGAAGGGCAGCAGTTCTTCAGCAGAAACCTTCCAACTAGATCTTGCAGGCTATTCTTCTACCCTGAAACCTAATTTAGCGAAAGAAACTTCAATTTTTGATGGATCACAAGCTTCGAATAATTGCATTGATTTTAATGACACCGAGTCACTTGTTACGCCAATGGCTTCGAATGCAAACGCAGCAATGTGTCAACCAGCCatcaaaaagaggaaaattacTATAGTATCTGAAGCGGAAAAGGCCAAATACGACCTCCGACGAATGAAAGTTGAGTCCGCCGAACAGGTTTCTTCCCTGGGCCCTGCGTCTTGTACCAAGTCGACCATGGAAGCTGTGaaactaaagaaagaaagtgCTGCAGAATATTTAAAATCAGCTAAGAATTTGTTAGATCCACCTGGCTACATGACGTTATCAAACATGATTCGAGGGTATAGAAGTGataaaaattatgatttgttGGTTTCCACGCTTAAGGAACTGTTTCTTCAAGATCCCAAACTTCGTCATCTTTTCAAAGGTTAG